One stretch of Ipomoea triloba cultivar NCNSP0323 chromosome 8, ASM357664v1 DNA includes these proteins:
- the LOC116026850 gene encoding ORM1-like protein 2 — protein sequence MANLYVRAAPPTDLNRNTEWFTYPGVWSTYIFILLFSWLIVSSFTGCSLGIAWTIVHLSHCIVTYYFFHWKKGTPFSDDQGIYNRLTWWEQVDDGKQLTRNRKFLTVVPVVPYLIASHTTGYQHPMLFFNTLAVFVLVVAKFPNMHKVRIFGINADQ from the exons ATGGCAAATTTGTATGTACGGGCGGCGCCGCCGACGGATCTAAATCGGAACACCGAGTGGTTCACGTACCCGGGGGTGTGGTCCACCTACATATTCATACTCTTGTTTTCCTGGCTCATCGTCTCCTCTTTTACCGGATGCTCTCTCGGCATTGCTTGGACCATTGTCCACCTCTCCCATTGTATC GTTACATACTACTTCTTTCACTGGAAGAAAGGAACACCTTTTTCTGATGATCAGGGTATTTACAATCGACTGACTTGGTGGGAGCAAGTAGATGACGGCAAACAGCTAACACGCAACAGGAAGTTTCTGACAGTTGTCCCTGTTGTACC GTACCTAATAGCTTCCCACACAACTGGTTATCAACACCCGATGCTCTTTTTCAACACACTTGCGGTTTTTGTGTTGGTTGTTGCCAAGTTCCCAAACATGCACAAGGTTCGCATATTCGGCATCAATGCTGACCAGTAA
- the LOC116027868 gene encoding dof zinc finger protein DOF3.7-like isoform X2: protein MRPMEEIVPIIGNTSRGERKGSIRFQKDQVLKCPRCNSANTKFCYYNNYSLSQPRYFCKTCRRYWTAGGSLRNIPVGGGSRKNKKPSSSLKKKVADLVPPVPISGDHQSSSKIHGGEGHHQDLNLGGQVSAMELLTGFTSIGLSTAPFISDPNLLYSQAGIFLPQSKQCLKICLDGIGNGNRQHHHHLQPMQDTTTNTRFLLPSEDLRSTASDQDRDWNNGVLRGGGGGESW from the coding sequence ATGAGACCAATGGAGGAAATAGTACCAATAATTGGAAACACATCAAGGGGTGAGAGAAAAGGTAGTATTAGGTTTCAGAAAGACCAGGTTTTGAAGTGTCCAAGATGCAATTCTGCAAATACTAAGTTTTGCTATTACAATAACTATAGCCTTTCACAGCCAAGATACTTTTGCAAGACTTGTAGAAGGTATTGGACTGCAGGTGGATCTCTGAGGAATATTCCTGTGGGTGGGGGTTCAAGAAAGAACAAGAAACCTTCTTCTTCACTCAAGAAAAAAGTGGCTGATCTTGTGCCACCTGTCCCAATTTCTGGTGATCATCAAAGCTCTAGCAAGATCCATGGGGGTGAGGGTCATCATCAAGATCTCAACTTGGGAGGTCAAGTTTCAGCTATGGAGTTGTTGACTGGGTTCACTTCAATAGGGTTGAGCACTGCTCCTTTCATTTCTGATCCAAATTTGCTTTACTCTCAAGCTGGGATTTTTTTGCCTCAATCCAAACAATGCCTAAAGATCTGTTTGGATGGGATTGGGAATGGGAATCGccagcatcatcatcatcttcagcCAATGCAAGATACTACTACTAATACAAGGTTTTTGCTTCCCTCTGAAGATTTGAGAAGCACTGCAAGTGATCAAGACAGAGATTGGAACAATGGAGTTTTGAGAGGTGGTGGAGGAGGAGAATCatggtaa
- the LOC116027868 gene encoding dof zinc finger protein DOF4.6-like isoform X1, producing MDNAQWPQELVMRPMEEIVPIIGNTSRGERKGSIRFQKDQVLKCPRCNSANTKFCYYNNYSLSQPRYFCKTCRRYWTAGGSLRNIPVGGGSRKNKKPSSSLKKKVADLVPPVPISGDHQSSSKIHGGEGHHQDLNLGGQVSAMELLTGFTSIGLSTAPFISDPNLLYSQAGIFLPQSKQCLKICLDGIGNGNRQHHHHLQPMQDTTTNTRFLLPSEDLRSTASDQDRDWNNGVLRGGGGGESW from the exons ATGGATAATGCTCAATGGCCACAG GAGTTAGTGATGAGACCAATGGAGGAAATAGTACCAATAATTGGAAACACATCAAGGGGTGAGAGAAAAGGTAGTATTAGGTTTCAGAAAGACCAGGTTTTGAAGTGTCCAAGATGCAATTCTGCAAATACTAAGTTTTGCTATTACAATAACTATAGCCTTTCACAGCCAAGATACTTTTGCAAGACTTGTAGAAGGTATTGGACTGCAGGTGGATCTCTGAGGAATATTCCTGTGGGTGGGGGTTCAAGAAAGAACAAGAAACCTTCTTCTTCACTCAAGAAAAAAGTGGCTGATCTTGTGCCACCTGTCCCAATTTCTGGTGATCATCAAAGCTCTAGCAAGATCCATGGGGGTGAGGGTCATCATCAAGATCTCAACTTGGGAGGTCAAGTTTCAGCTATGGAGTTGTTGACTGGGTTCACTTCAATAGGGTTGAGCACTGCTCCTTTCATTTCTGATCCAAATTTGCTTTACTCTCAAGCTGGGATTTTTTTGCCTCAATCCAAACAATGCCTAAAGATCTGTTTGGATGGGATTGGGAATGGGAATCGccagcatcatcatcatcttcagcCAATGCAAGATACTACTACTAATACAAGGTTTTTGCTTCCCTCTGAAGATTTGAGAAGCACTGCAAGTGATCAAGACAGAGATTGGAACAATGGAGTTTTGAGAGGTGGTGGAGGAGGAGAATCatggtaa
- the LOC116026849 gene encoding uncharacterized protein LOC116026849 isoform X2 translates to MGLLSQRVGRSEIAAGIYVGGNKVVHFTREEKMDSTEYSFLSSTPSSGCSSIPDCGFRKSESGVVLSCLECFLGEGSLYCFEYGASPSVFLTKFRGGTCTTAKSDPPEAVIHRAMYLLQNGFGNYDIFERNCEDFALYCKTGLVIHDQGGLGRSGQACAVISAPLAAMLSSPLKLFTSSPVGMVLATAGMYCFSRYATDIGVRADVVKVKVEDMALFHGCEGQRELITNNECCKRELNRDQTDMPNLKRQRCS, encoded by the exons atgggtCTGCTCTCACAGAGAGTAGGAAGAAGCGAAATAGCAGCAG GAATATATGTTGGTGGAAACAAAGTTGTTCATTTTACTCGTGAAGAAAAGATGGACTCAACTGAATATTCTTTTCTCAGTTCTACTCCCAGTTCAGGATGCTCAAGTATTCCTGACTGTGGATTTCGGAAGAGTGAAAGTGGAGTAGTTCTATCTTGCTTGGAGTGTTTTCTTGGGGAAGGATCGTTGTATTGCTTTGAGTATGGGGCGAGCCCCTCTGTTTTCCTTACAAAATTCCGTGGAGGTACTTGCACCACTGCAAAATCTGATCCCCCAGAAGCGGTAATCCACAGGGCCATGTATTTGCTTCAAAATGGGTTCGGCAACTATGACATCTTTGAGAGAAACTGCGAAGATTTTGCCTTGTACTGTAAAACCGGCCTTGTCATTCACGACCAGGGAGGTTTGGGGAGAAGCGGTCAAGCTTGTGCTGTTATAAGCGCGCCTTTGGCAGCCATGCTTTCTTCACCGCTGAAGCTATTCACATCAAGCCCTGTGGGTATGGTGTTGGCAACAGCCGGGATGTATTGCTTTAGCAGGTACGCAACTGACATTGGCGTGAGGGCAGATGTTGTTAAGGTGAAAGTCGAGGACATGGCTTTGTTCCATGGCTGTGAAGGTCAAAGGGAACTCATCACCAACAATGAGTGCTGTAAAAGAGAGCTCAATCGTGACCAAACAGATATGCCCAACCTTAAGCGGCAGCGATGTAGCTGA
- the LOC116026577 gene encoding uncharacterized protein LOC116026577, which yields MISLTTATSPLLRSNSLSLNPSLIQSLKPLNKHQLRRLRRSLNQRRFGIGRCRAELANDAPIAVAIGACILNSLVFPITPSPDDEETDSVIDSADARFAVMGIISFIPYFNWMSWIFAWLDTGKRRYAVYAIVYLAPYLRTNLSLSPEESWLPIASILLCILHIQLEASIKDGDIQGLRFFSEARKHLSTFTSKTDSTIYEEEITPDHKNLPSAQWRDNKLKWRVPEKPSKDPEHSDKDGEDPTGRKH from the exons ATGATTTCCCTCACCACCGCCACTTCTCCGCTTCTCCGCTCAAATTCTCTGTCCTTAAACCCCTCTCTCATCCAATCCCTTAAACCCCTGAACAAACACCAACTCCGCCGCCTCCGGAGAAGCCTTAATCAG AGAAGATTCGGAATTGGCAGGTGTAGGGCGGAGCTGGCGAATGACGCGCCGATCGCCGTCGCTATCGGCGCGTGCATTCTCAACTCGCTGGTGTTCCCGATCACTCCCTCGCCGGACGACGAGGAAACTGACTCCGTGATTGACTCCGCCGATGCCAGGTTCGCTGTCATGGGGATTATTAGCTTCATCCCATATTTCAATTGGATG AGTTGGATTTTCGCGTGGTTGGATACGGGGAAGAGGAGATACGCGGTGTATGCTATTGTGTATTTGGCTCCTTACTTGAG GACGAATCTGTCACTATCACCTGAAGAGAGCTGGCTTCCAATTGCGAGTATTCTCTTGTGCATTCTTCATATTCAG CTTGAAGCCAGTATAAAAGATGGAGACATCCAGGGATTGCGGTTCTTCAGTGAGGCTAGAAAGCATCTATCAACATTCACTAGCAAAACCGATAGCACAATATATGAAGAG GAGATAACGCCCGATCATAAAAACTTACCTTCGGCACAATGGAGAGATAATAAACTTAAGTGGAGAGTCCCCGAAAAACCTTCTAAAGATCCCGAGCACTCGGATAAAGATGGGGAGGACCCCACGGGAAGGAAACACTAG
- the LOC116026849 gene encoding uncharacterized protein LOC116026849 isoform X1, whose translation MFQPRERERERMGLLSQRVGRSEIAAGDHIYTWRTVFAYAHHGIYVGGNKVVHFTREEKMDSTEYSFLSSTPSSGCSSIPDCGFRKSESGVVLSCLECFLGEGSLYCFEYGASPSVFLTKFRGGTCTTAKSDPPEAVIHRAMYLLQNGFGNYDIFERNCEDFALYCKTGLVIHDQGGLGRSGQACAVISAPLAAMLSSPLKLFTSSPVGMVLATAGMYCFSRYATDIGVRADVVKVKVEDMALFHGCEGQRELITNNECCKRELNRDQTDMPNLKRQRCS comes from the exons ATGTTCCAaccgagagagagagagagagagagaatgggtCTGCTCTCACAGAGAGTAGGAAGAAGCGAAATAGCAGCAGGTGACCACATATACACTTGGAGAACCGTCTTCGCTTACGCTCATCATG GAATATATGTTGGTGGAAACAAAGTTGTTCATTTTACTCGTGAAGAAAAGATGGACTCAACTGAATATTCTTTTCTCAGTTCTACTCCCAGTTCAGGATGCTCAAGTATTCCTGACTGTGGATTTCGGAAGAGTGAAAGTGGAGTAGTTCTATCTTGCTTGGAGTGTTTTCTTGGGGAAGGATCGTTGTATTGCTTTGAGTATGGGGCGAGCCCCTCTGTTTTCCTTACAAAATTCCGTGGAGGTACTTGCACCACTGCAAAATCTGATCCCCCAGAAGCGGTAATCCACAGGGCCATGTATTTGCTTCAAAATGGGTTCGGCAACTATGACATCTTTGAGAGAAACTGCGAAGATTTTGCCTTGTACTGTAAAACCGGCCTTGTCATTCACGACCAGGGAGGTTTGGGGAGAAGCGGTCAAGCTTGTGCTGTTATAAGCGCGCCTTTGGCAGCCATGCTTTCTTCACCGCTGAAGCTATTCACATCAAGCCCTGTGGGTATGGTGTTGGCAACAGCCGGGATGTATTGCTTTAGCAGGTACGCAACTGACATTGGCGTGAGGGCAGATGTTGTTAAGGTGAAAGTCGAGGACATGGCTTTGTTCCATGGCTGTGAAGGTCAAAGGGAACTCATCACCAACAATGAGTGCTGTAAAAGAGAGCTCAATCGTGACCAAACAGATATGCCCAACCTTAAGCGGCAGCGATGTAGCTGA